Proteins encoded within one genomic window of Salipaludibacillus agaradhaerens:
- a CDS encoding DedA family protein — MIELIFDLLRQLGWIGLVIGVAIEALSIPFPAAIFVLVYGYLLNPTWLDILLYSVWTSLIYVTVSFIPYVISIRYESVVREKMPKQKMAFAQKWVDKYGDWMIAVGRFIGMGYITYIAGFSHMTKWKFASLTFIGFYPLSIIMFYLGTLGNIEAMITRFQQAQWLILIVLGILLILYIIFRIQRRKKFKENSPIGKPKRRRQRGSCP; from the coding sequence ATGATAGAGTTAATTTTTGATTTGCTTCGGCAGCTAGGCTGGATAGGATTAGTCATAGGAGTTGCCATAGAAGCACTCTCAATCCCATTCCCTGCGGCTATTTTCGTCCTTGTGTATGGCTATTTACTAAATCCTACTTGGCTTGACATTTTACTATATTCCGTTTGGACCTCGCTTATTTATGTGACGGTGAGTTTTATTCCTTATGTCATTAGTATTCGTTATGAATCCGTTGTGAGGGAGAAAATGCCAAAACAAAAAATGGCGTTTGCTCAAAAGTGGGTTGATAAGTATGGGGATTGGATGATTGCAGTCGGACGTTTTATTGGAATGGGGTATATTACGTATATAGCTGGTTTCAGCCACATGACTAAATGGAAATTTGCTTCCTTAACGTTTATTGGTTTCTATCCGTTATCTATCATCATGTTTTATTTAGGAACACTTGGGAATATCGAAGCCATGATCACACGCTTTCAACAAGCACAATGGCTAATATTAATAGTCTTAGGGATCTTGTTAATCTTATACATTATTTTCCGAATACAACGCCGAAAGAAATTTAAAGAAAACTCTCCGATTGGCAAGCCCAAAAGGCGAAGACAGAGGGGTAGTTGCCCTTAG
- a CDS encoding DeoR/GlpR family DNA-binding transcription regulator — MLTYERHEAILQLLEKQKIAKLAELVNETGASESTIRRDLTILENEKKIKRIHGGASLLKRKVEEPSMIEKQQQFTVEKQQMGEKAAGFIKDGDSLFIDAGTSTQAILPYIKAKDVVIVTNGLNIIEEAINLNFRTYVLGGYVKSGTHAFVGKGAVEAIQQFQFDKAFIGTNGVDLNFGYSTPDPEEAQIKHLAIKQSNHSFVLADSSKFGDVTFAKFADLNEAVLITTEGDDDEFFKKLKQIVTLEVVKDDDIYSNH, encoded by the coding sequence ATGTTAACTTATGAACGACATGAAGCCATTTTACAACTGCTAGAGAAACAAAAGATCGCTAAGCTTGCGGAATTAGTTAATGAGACAGGTGCTTCTGAGTCAACGATACGCAGAGACTTAACGATCCTAGAGAATGAGAAAAAAATAAAGCGTATTCATGGTGGGGCTTCACTGCTAAAAAGAAAAGTAGAAGAACCGTCCATGATAGAAAAACAGCAACAATTCACTGTAGAGAAACAACAAATGGGTGAAAAGGCTGCTGGATTTATAAAGGATGGAGACAGCTTATTTATTGATGCTGGGACATCTACACAGGCAATTCTTCCTTACATTAAGGCAAAAGATGTCGTCATTGTAACGAATGGCCTCAATATTATTGAGGAAGCCATTAATCTTAATTTTCGTACGTACGTGCTTGGGGGATATGTCAAATCAGGTACCCATGCTTTTGTTGGTAAAGGAGCTGTAGAAGCCATCCAACAATTTCAATTTGACAAAGCTTTCATCGGAACAAACGGTGTCGACTTAAATTTTGGTTATTCCACGCCGGACCCGGAAGAAGCGCAAATTAAACATTTAGCAATTAAACAATCTAACCATTCATTTGTTTTAGCAGATTCATCAAAATTCGGTGATGTCACGTTCGCAAAATTTGCAGACTTAAATGAAGCCGTTCTCATTACGACGGAAGGCGATGATGATGAATTTTTTAAAAAGCTCAAACAAATAGTGACACTTGAGGTGGTGAAGGACGATGATATATACAGTAACCATTAA
- a CDS encoding PQQ-dependent sugar dehydrogenase, translated as MKQKEMRLSLASLLLVLSGMLLTACQTNGQSGSNESDTAERDTQSVRNNDITDTHEANNEHHDKDERDAMPLKEVTPDEWQVEVLAENLNIPWALNVHEDVIFMTDREGHIIEIENGETSQSELQTSTPVAHIGEGGLLGFVLAEDFFDTGEAYAYYTYQTDEGHFENRIVRVEQQHNNGWSETEILLDNIPGAEIHNGGRLAVGPDGMLYATIGDADIPDAAQDESNLAGTILRMTPEGDIPEDNPIEGSYVYSYGHRNPQGLAWRNNGEMYSSEHGAVGHDEINIIESGHNYGWPVIEGDETEEGMEEPLIHSGEDTWAPSGVTFWEEQLLVTGLRGEALYLFDEEGEEMIDIFSGEGRLRDVTYDGDALYVITNNRDGRGQPKENDDRLLKLTLNQ; from the coding sequence ATGAAACAAAAAGAGATGCGACTATCATTAGCAAGTTTGTTACTTGTTTTAAGTGGGATGTTATTAACAGCATGTCAGACGAATGGACAATCGGGGAGTAATGAAAGTGACACTGCTGAAAGAGACACGCAGAGTGTTAGAAACAATGACATAACTGATACGCATGAAGCTAACAATGAGCATCATGATAAAGATGAAAGAGATGCCATGCCTTTAAAGGAAGTGACACCTGATGAGTGGCAAGTGGAGGTATTAGCAGAGAACCTCAATATCCCATGGGCGCTTAATGTTCATGAGGACGTTATTTTTATGACTGATCGTGAAGGGCATATTATCGAAATTGAAAATGGGGAAACGAGCCAAAGTGAATTGCAGACGTCAACGCCAGTGGCTCATATAGGTGAAGGGGGACTTCTCGGATTTGTATTAGCAGAGGACTTTTTTGATACAGGGGAAGCCTATGCTTATTATACTTATCAAACAGATGAGGGGCATTTTGAAAATAGGATCGTCCGTGTTGAACAGCAACATAATAATGGATGGTCTGAAACAGAAATTTTATTAGATAATATTCCAGGTGCTGAGATTCATAATGGTGGGCGGTTAGCGGTCGGACCAGATGGTATGCTTTATGCGACAATAGGTGATGCTGATATTCCAGATGCGGCACAGGATGAGTCGAATCTAGCCGGAACTATTTTAAGAATGACACCTGAAGGAGATATTCCTGAGGATAATCCCATAGAGGGTTCTTACGTTTATAGTTATGGGCACCGGAATCCACAAGGGCTTGCTTGGCGGAATAATGGTGAGATGTATAGCTCCGAACATGGCGCAGTAGGACATGATGAAATAAATATCATTGAATCAGGTCATAATTATGGTTGGCCAGTTATTGAAGGGGATGAAACAGAAGAAGGAATGGAAGAACCCCTGATCCATTCTGGGGAAGATACTTGGGCACCATCAGGAGTGACTTTTTGGGAGGAGCAACTTCTTGTGACAGGATTACGTGGTGAAGCACTTTATTTATTTGATGAAGAGGGGGAAGAAATGATAGACATATTTAGTGGCGAAGGTAGATTAAGAGATGTAACCTATGATGGGGATGCTCTGTATGTCATTACGAATAATAGAGATGGTAGAGGCCAACCGAAAGAGAATGATGATCGTCTCTTAAAACTGACGTTAAATCAATAG
- a CDS encoding D-alanine--D-alanine ligase family protein, with the protein MKTRVAVIFGGVSVEHEVSVISALQAIQNMNKDKYDIIPLYISKERVWYTGEELLDIENYKNVTSLLQKAQKVVLTRDDEGRVVVQKEPRPRFGKSTLHEVDVAFPIIHGTFGEDGVLQGYLELLNLPYVGCDVLSSSTGMDKVIMKNVYRDSGLPILDYLWFYSTQWADDPMAWTEKVKETLDFPVIVKPANLGSSVGISKAENSEELEEAVDLASKFATKIVVEKMVQNMTEVNCSVVGDYEHVEASVCEQVLGSDEFLSYEDKYAGSGSKDSGASKGMEATNRIIPAEIGDDKTKEVQELAKKSFQLLGCSGVSRIDFMIDKDTDNVYINEINTIPGSLSFYLWEPAGKPYKQLLDELIQLALKRERDRSRLMFSIDSNLFSLQKGGGSKGSKTK; encoded by the coding sequence ATGAAAACAAGAGTAGCAGTTATTTTTGGTGGCGTCTCAGTCGAGCATGAAGTATCGGTTATTTCTGCACTTCAAGCTATTCAGAATATGAATAAAGATAAGTATGACATCATTCCCCTATACATTTCGAAAGAACGAGTATGGTATACAGGTGAAGAATTATTAGATATTGAAAACTATAAAAATGTAACGTCGTTATTACAAAAAGCACAAAAAGTAGTGTTAACACGTGACGATGAGGGGCGTGTCGTCGTGCAAAAAGAACCACGTCCTCGCTTTGGGAAAAGTACTCTGCACGAGGTAGATGTGGCGTTTCCGATTATTCATGGGACATTTGGAGAAGATGGCGTGCTTCAAGGATACTTAGAATTATTAAATCTTCCGTACGTAGGCTGCGATGTCTTATCTTCTAGCACCGGGATGGATAAAGTCATTATGAAAAATGTTTATCGTGATTCTGGATTGCCAATTCTTGATTATCTATGGTTCTATAGTACGCAATGGGCTGATGACCCGATGGCTTGGACAGAAAAAGTAAAAGAGACGCTTGATTTCCCGGTTATTGTAAAGCCTGCTAACCTCGGTTCGAGCGTGGGAATAAGTAAAGCAGAGAATAGTGAAGAACTTGAAGAGGCGGTCGATTTAGCAAGTAAGTTTGCCACGAAAATTGTCGTGGAAAAAATGGTGCAAAACATGACTGAAGTTAATTGCTCTGTTGTTGGGGACTATGAACACGTGGAAGCATCGGTCTGTGAACAAGTGCTAGGTAGTGATGAATTCCTCTCTTATGAAGATAAATATGCAGGCAGCGGTTCAAAAGACAGTGGCGCAAGTAAAGGAATGGAAGCGACAAACCGCATTATTCCCGCAGAGATTGGTGATGACAAAACGAAGGAAGTGCAGGAACTTGCTAAAAAGTCATTTCAGCTTCTTGGATGTAGTGGTGTATCACGTATTGATTTCATGATAGATAAAGACACGGATAATGTCTATATTAATGAAATCAATACAATTCCAGGTTCACTTTCTTTTTATTTGTGGGAACCAGCAGGAAAACCTTATAAACAGCTGCTGGATGAACTTATCCAACTAGCTTTAAAACGTGAACGTGACCGTAGTCGATTAATGTTTTCCATTGATTCAAATCTCTTTTCATTACAAAAGGGCGGAGGCTCTAAAGGTTCTAAAACAAAATAA
- a CDS encoding PTS fructose transporter subunit IIABC: MRITELLTKETILLDLTSTSKDAVIDELAEKLDAAGKLSDKKLFIKEIHNRESQSSTGIGDGVAIPHAKTKAVKDPAIVFGRSKEGIDYEALDGEKSHLFFMIAASEGANEVHLQALSRLSTLLMDDEFRSTLMEARSNSDVLAAVNKKEKEKLDSTEKETATAPSANRPYFVAVTGCPTGIAHTYMAADGLKDKAKELGYDIKVETNGSDGVRNKLTAQDIERADAVIIAADTEVEKARFSGKKLISAPVTAGIRRPAELLKQAAAGDAKVYQADSKESGSSSEEDKRPAFYRHLMNGVSNMLPFVVGGGILIALSFFFEDQVEGVRTPFGDILMEIGGANAFSLMVPVLAAFIARSIADRPGFAAGMVGGLMASNGDAGFLGGIIAGFLAGYLVVALRKAFAFVPQSLDGIKTILLLPLFGIFSTGLIMYFIVTPLADVQGGLVNWLEGLGTGNIVLLGILLGAMMAIDMGGPINKAAYTFGIAMIAAGNLEPHAAIMAGGMVPPLGIAFATTFFKNKFTKQEKEAGKTNYVLGASFITEGAIPFAASDPARVIPAIVAGSAVAGGLSMLFGNATEAPHGGAFVILLVNNWPMYIVAILAGAAVTATLLGILKKKVV, translated from the coding sequence ATGAGAATTACTGAATTATTAACGAAAGAGACTATTTTACTAGATTTAACCTCAACATCTAAAGACGCTGTCATTGATGAATTGGCGGAAAAACTAGACGCTGCTGGGAAGTTAAGTGATAAAAAACTTTTCATAAAAGAGATTCATAATCGTGAAAGTCAAAGCTCAACAGGAATAGGCGATGGCGTGGCTATTCCTCATGCCAAAACGAAAGCAGTAAAAGATCCAGCTATCGTATTTGGTCGCTCAAAAGAAGGTATTGATTATGAAGCACTAGATGGTGAAAAAAGCCATTTATTCTTTATGATTGCGGCGAGCGAAGGTGCAAATGAAGTCCATCTTCAAGCGCTTTCTCGCCTTTCCACATTGCTCATGGATGATGAATTTCGCAGTACATTAATGGAAGCGCGTTCAAATTCGGATGTTCTAGCTGCAGTGAACAAGAAAGAAAAAGAAAAACTGGATTCGACAGAAAAAGAAACAGCAACTGCACCAAGCGCAAACCGTCCTTATTTTGTAGCAGTGACAGGGTGCCCAACAGGTATTGCCCATACGTATATGGCAGCTGATGGGCTAAAAGATAAAGCCAAAGAGCTAGGTTATGATATTAAAGTTGAAACAAATGGATCTGATGGCGTCAGAAATAAACTAACTGCTCAAGATATTGAACGGGCTGATGCTGTCATTATCGCAGCGGATACTGAAGTAGAAAAAGCACGATTCTCAGGGAAAAAGCTTATTAGTGCACCAGTAACGGCAGGCATTCGCCGTCCAGCTGAATTATTGAAACAAGCGGCTGCAGGTGATGCTAAAGTTTATCAAGCAGATAGTAAAGAATCAGGAAGTTCTAGTGAAGAAGATAAGCGTCCAGCTTTTTATCGTCACTTAATGAATGGGGTTTCAAACATGCTCCCATTCGTTGTCGGGGGCGGGATTCTCATTGCCTTATCGTTCTTCTTTGAAGATCAAGTAGAAGGCGTAAGGACGCCGTTTGGCGACATCTTGATGGAAATTGGTGGCGCGAATGCCTTTTCTCTTATGGTACCAGTGTTAGCTGCATTTATAGCTCGAAGTATCGCTGATCGGCCTGGGTTTGCTGCTGGTATGGTCGGGGGACTGATGGCTAGTAATGGAGACGCCGGTTTCTTAGGTGGTATTATCGCTGGTTTCTTAGCTGGATATTTAGTTGTAGCTCTCAGAAAAGCATTCGCTTTCGTTCCACAGTCGTTAGATGGCATTAAAACGATTCTGTTATTACCGTTATTTGGTATTTTCTCTACTGGTCTTATCATGTATTTCATCGTGACCCCTTTAGCTGATGTCCAAGGAGGACTCGTTAACTGGCTTGAAGGATTAGGCACAGGAAACATCGTATTATTAGGCATTTTGTTAGGGGCCATGATGGCGATCGACATGGGTGGTCCAATAAATAAAGCAGCATACACCTTTGGTATTGCCATGATTGCTGCTGGTAATTTAGAACCTCATGCGGCCATAATGGCAGGTGGTATGGTGCCACCGTTAGGTATTGCATTTGCAACGACGTTCTTTAAAAATAAATTTACGAAGCAAGAAAAGGAAGCTGGAAAAACAAACTATGTCCTCGGTGCCTCATTTATTACAGAAGGGGCGATTCCATTTGCTGCTTCTGATCCAGCACGAGTCATTCCAGCTATTGTTGCAGGTTCAGCGGTTGCTGGTGGTTTATCAATGTTATTCGGTAACGCGACAGAAGCACCACACGGCGGCGCTTTCGTCATATTACTTGTTAATAACTGGCCGATGTATATCGTTGCCATCTTAGCAGGAGCAGCCGTAACAGCTACGTTGCTTGGAATATTAAAGAAAAAAGTAGTTTAA
- a CDS encoding UDP-N-acetylmuramoyl-tripeptide--D-alanyl-D-alanine ligase produces MTIKIIFFTLLLITWILPVVLKTKRSVHMLQLNSYRNERYGKWISQNRPKVFPSLEGLYIVPIVLALLVDSPAVVLGSGGLIFLGIYLYFRNSQQTEKKKLVYTQRVQRLLGTTYIMYGLTAAGAIIAGAYLNLLTALIILILAAVLPYYIIMFANTINRPIEARISQGFVNDAKRLLKASPELKVIGITGSFGKTSVKHFVHAVLSSKYNVLMTPESYNTKLGVTRTINEQLKPYHDIFIAEMGAKQVGDIKEICDIVDHQYGILTAVGEQHLDTFKTLDNIKKTKHEIVETLPEDSGVAILNKDDKNIMSYTPQNPCRKVYYGVEREDVDLHASNIAFSSKGMTFTVTTASGETERFLTRLLGKHNVYNILAALAIGLEMGLKLKDMARAVKQMDPVPHRLELKRSTGNITIIDDSFNSNPVGSKMAVDVLGRMEGYRMLITPGMIELGDKEFDINKEWARYSADKCDFIILVGKKQTLPLQEGLKEAGYPENQFYVASDLQDALRKMHEVAQANTVVLLENDLPDTFNE; encoded by the coding sequence ATGACTATTAAAATTATTTTTTTTACACTACTATTAATTACATGGATATTGCCTGTCGTTTTAAAAACAAAGCGAAGTGTTCATATGCTTCAGCTAAACTCATACCGAAATGAAAGGTATGGAAAATGGATTAGTCAAAATCGTCCGAAGGTCTTTCCTTCTTTAGAAGGATTATATATTGTCCCTATCGTTTTGGCACTATTAGTTGACTCTCCAGCCGTTGTATTAGGAAGTGGTGGGCTGATATTTTTAGGTATCTACCTTTATTTTAGAAACAGCCAGCAAACAGAAAAGAAAAAACTTGTTTATACGCAGCGTGTCCAGCGCTTGCTTGGAACGACTTATATTATGTATGGTCTAACAGCAGCAGGAGCGATTATAGCAGGTGCGTATCTCAATTTACTAACGGCACTTATCATTTTAATTTTGGCAGCAGTTTTACCTTACTACATTATCATGTTTGCGAATACGATTAACCGTCCTATTGAAGCGAGAATTAGTCAGGGCTTTGTGAATGATGCAAAACGATTGCTTAAAGCCTCTCCAGAGTTAAAAGTGATCGGAATTACTGGAAGCTTCGGTAAAACAAGTGTTAAACACTTTGTTCATGCGGTTTTATCCTCTAAATATAATGTCTTAATGACGCCTGAAAGCTATAACACAAAGCTTGGCGTTACTAGAACGATAAACGAACAGCTAAAACCATATCATGACATTTTTATTGCAGAAATGGGAGCTAAGCAAGTAGGAGATATTAAAGAAATATGTGACATAGTAGATCACCAATATGGCATTTTAACAGCGGTTGGTGAGCAGCACTTGGACACATTTAAAACACTTGATAATATTAAGAAAACGAAACATGAAATCGTTGAAACATTGCCAGAAGACAGTGGTGTAGCTATCTTGAACAAAGATGATAAAAATATTATGTCCTATACACCGCAAAACCCTTGTCGTAAAGTTTATTATGGCGTAGAGCGAGAAGATGTGGATCTCCATGCGAGTAACATTGCCTTCAGTTCAAAAGGGATGACGTTTACCGTTACGACGGCTAGTGGGGAAACAGAAAGATTTCTGACACGGTTATTAGGTAAACATAATGTCTATAACATTCTTGCGGCACTTGCTATCGGTTTAGAAATGGGGCTAAAGTTAAAGGACATGGCACGTGCAGTTAAACAAATGGACCCTGTCCCTCATCGATTAGAATTAAAACGATCCACCGGAAATATTACGATCATTGATGACAGTTTTAACTCCAATCCTGTGGGCTCCAAAATGGCAGTAGATGTTCTTGGACGTATGGAGGGCTATCGTATGCTTATTACGCCCGGGATGATTGAACTAGGTGATAAAGAATTTGACATTAACAAAGAATGGGCTCGTTACTCAGCAGATAAATGTGATTTTATTATACTCGTTGGTAAAAAACAGACGTTGCCACTTCAAGAAGGATTAAAAGAGGCCGGCTATCCTGAAAATCAATTTTACGTAGCGAGTGATCTACAGGACGCTCTTCGGAAAATGCACGAAGTGGCCCAAGCAAATACAGTCGTTCTGCTGGAAAATGATTTACCTGATACATTTAATGAGTAA
- a CDS encoding alpha/beta fold hydrolase has product MKIELTDVTLNYHVSGEGQEIILLHGWGANIAAVAPIHKNLEQHFKVYSLDLPGFGESTEPPSPWRVKDFTNALREFVEKMGIEHPILMGHSHGGRIAIMYTATYGDVNKVILVDSAGIKPKRKASYYVKVYTYKAAKNILKLPGLNKYREKILSNMKAKVGSTDYKNASGVMQQTLVQVVNEDLQHLMPKITVPTLLIFGENDTATPVSHGKRMEELIPDAGLVVLKNAGHFAYLDQLHQFNVIVNTFLEKDRRSS; this is encoded by the coding sequence ATGAAGATTGAGTTAACAGATGTCACATTAAATTATCATGTTTCTGGGGAAGGACAGGAAATTATCCTCTTACATGGATGGGGAGCAAACATTGCAGCGGTTGCACCTATCCATAAAAATCTTGAGCAACACTTTAAAGTATACAGTCTCGATCTGCCAGGGTTTGGTGAAAGTACTGAGCCCCCTTCACCATGGCGTGTTAAAGATTTTACTAATGCGCTGCGTGAATTCGTTGAGAAAATGGGAATTGAACACCCTATTCTTATGGGCCACTCCCACGGAGGCAGGATCGCTATCATGTATACCGCTACTTATGGGGATGTTAATAAAGTCATCCTTGTAGACAGCGCTGGCATAAAGCCGAAGCGTAAAGCAAGCTATTATGTAAAAGTTTACACATATAAAGCGGCGAAAAACATATTGAAGCTACCAGGTTTGAACAAGTATAGAGAGAAAATCTTATCTAATATGAAAGCTAAAGTAGGCTCTACTGATTATAAAAATGCCAGTGGTGTCATGCAACAAACACTTGTGCAAGTAGTCAATGAAGACTTGCAACATTTAATGCCAAAAATAACTGTTCCAACCTTGCTTATTTTTGGTGAAAACGACACTGCCACTCCTGTTTCTCACGGTAAGCGAATGGAAGAGCTTATACCGGATGCGGGTCTTGTTGTCTTAAAGAACGCAGGGCACTTTGCTTACCTTGATCAGTTACATCAATTTAATGTGATCGTAAATACATTCTTAGAAAAGGACCGAAGGAGCTCGTAA
- the pfkB gene encoding 1-phosphofructokinase, translating into MIYTVTINPSIDYLVNVDNFQLGETNRVATQNMVPGGKGINVSKVLKNFGMASVALGFTAGFTGQYLKQELIKDGVDCQFIDTPGHTRINVKLKTDTATETEINGVAPDIKQEHIDQLFQQLDKLQKGDLLVLSGSLPTVLEADLYMQLIDHAKKKQAHVLADTSGEPLRHVLKASPFLIKPNEKELQYLYEGQITDLDSAIEFAQKAIEDGAEHVLVSMADKGAALVSQSQVYTATVPKGTVKNSVGAGDSMVAGFIYAYSQSRDLQEAFRFSVAAGSATAFSDGMCTEEKVKSLLSHISIKTRKKG; encoded by the coding sequence ATGATATATACAGTAACCATTAATCCATCTATTGATTATTTAGTGAATGTAGACAATTTTCAATTAGGTGAAACAAACCGTGTAGCAACTCAGAACATGGTGCCAGGAGGAAAAGGAATTAACGTTTCAAAAGTCTTAAAAAATTTCGGCATGGCGTCCGTAGCTTTAGGATTTACAGCAGGATTTACCGGTCAGTATCTTAAGCAGGAACTGATAAAAGATGGTGTTGATTGCCAGTTTATTGATACACCGGGCCATACACGAATTAATGTAAAACTAAAAACAGACACAGCGACAGAAACAGAAATTAATGGCGTCGCTCCAGATATTAAACAAGAGCATATTGATCAACTATTTCAACAACTTGATAAACTGCAAAAAGGCGATCTACTTGTCTTGTCTGGAAGTCTACCAACTGTATTAGAAGCCGATCTCTATATGCAACTTATTGATCATGCTAAAAAGAAACAGGCGCACGTCCTCGCTGACACGAGCGGTGAACCGCTGAGACATGTTTTGAAAGCGTCACCGTTTCTGATTAAACCGAATGAGAAAGAATTGCAGTATTTATATGAAGGACAAATTACTGATCTTGATTCAGCTATCGAATTTGCTCAAAAAGCGATTGAAGATGGTGCCGAGCATGTGCTAGTCTCTATGGCTGATAAAGGTGCTGCATTAGTTTCACAATCTCAGGTATATACCGCTACTGTCCCAAAAGGTACTGTCAAAAACTCTGTTGGTGCAGGGGATTCTATGGTAGCCGGTTTTATATATGCTTACTCCCAGTCACGCGATTTACAGGAAGCTTTTCGCTTTAGTGTTGCGGCTGGAAGCGCTACAGCTTTCTCCGATGGTATGTGTACCGAAGAGAAAGTCAAGTCATTATTATCTCATATTTCTATTAAAACAAGAAAGAAAGGGTGA
- a CDS encoding metal-sensitive transcriptional regulator: MEYSKDMKNRLRRLEGQIRGVLRMMEEEKDCKEIITQMSAVRTALDRATAYVVARNLESCLRNESENEEVREEMIEEAIKMLVKSR, encoded by the coding sequence GTGGAATATTCCAAAGATATGAAAAACCGTTTAAGACGCCTTGAAGGTCAAATACGTGGTGTTTTACGCATGATGGAAGAAGAGAAAGATTGTAAAGAAATCATTACGCAAATGAGTGCAGTAAGAACGGCTCTTGATCGAGCAACAGCATATGTAGTAGCAAGAAATTTAGAATCGTGTCTCCGAAATGAATCAGAAAATGAAGAAGTTCGTGAGGAAATGATTGAGGAAGCAATTAAAATGCTTGTCAAAAGCAGATAA
- a CDS encoding HAD family hydrolase, whose protein sequence is MKAIFFDLDDTLLWDEKSVKKAFELTCQYAASKYDLDVEALEQAVRNSAQELYSRYDTFNFTKMIGINPFEGLWGQFNDPGPQFNKMKEIVPTYRQEAWTQGLKKLGVDDPLLGKELGERFPEERKKVPFLFDDALSVLEKLQGKYKLLMLTNGSPELQNTKLTITPELAPYFDKIIISGEFGKGKPDREIFDYALKVMNVLPNDTLMVGDNLNTDILGANETGITSVWLNRFNKDKSHIQPNYEIKELSELFPLLEKLD, encoded by the coding sequence ATGAAAGCTATCTTTTTTGACTTGGACGATACATTATTATGGGATGAAAAAAGTGTTAAAAAAGCCTTCGAATTAACGTGTCAATACGCTGCTTCAAAGTATGACTTAGATGTAGAAGCCTTGGAGCAAGCAGTCAGAAATAGTGCCCAGGAGCTATACAGTCGTTATGACACATTTAACTTCACTAAAATGATTGGGATTAATCCCTTTGAAGGACTGTGGGGACAATTTAATGATCCAGGCCCTCAATTTAACAAAATGAAAGAGATCGTTCCAACATATCGGCAAGAGGCTTGGACACAAGGTTTAAAAAAACTAGGGGTAGATGACCCTTTGTTAGGCAAAGAATTAGGTGAACGGTTCCCAGAAGAAAGAAAAAAGGTACCATTTTTGTTCGATGATGCGTTATCTGTTTTAGAGAAGTTACAAGGAAAATATAAGCTACTCATGTTGACCAATGGTTCTCCAGAGTTGCAAAATACGAAGCTGACTATTACACCTGAATTAGCCCCTTATTTTGATAAAATTATTATTTCGGGGGAATTTGGTAAGGGCAAGCCTGACAGAGAAATCTTTGACTACGCATTAAAGGTTATGAACGTTCTTCCTAACGACACTCTCATGGTCGGAGATAATCTGAACACGGATATTCTTGGCGCTAATGAAACTGGGATCACGTCAGTTTGGCTTAATCGCTTCAACAAAGACAAGAGCCATATTCAGCCAAATTATGAGATTAAAGAGTTGAGCGAGCTTTTTCCACTGCTAGAGAAATTAGACTAA